The proteins below come from a single Treponema phagedenis genomic window:
- the rplO gene encoding 50S ribosomal protein L15, translating to MSDFNLTAPYGANKKKRIVGRGSSSGRGTTAGRGNKGQKARSGGKSYIGFEGGQMPLYRRVAKKGFTNFPFKKEYVILNVDALEQKYTDGEVVDKESLILKRLIKNTRESVKLLGNGELTKKLTVNVDKISASAKEKIEKAGGSIVQAQE from the coding sequence ATGTCTGATTTTAATTTAACAGCTCCCTATGGTGCCAATAAAAAAAAGCGGATTGTAGGTCGCGGTTCTTCTTCGGGGCGCGGAACTACCGCTGGAAGGGGAAATAAGGGACAAAAAGCCCGATCCGGAGGTAAAAGCTATATCGGCTTTGAAGGCGGACAGATGCCTCTGTATAGGCGTGTTGCAAAAAAAGGATTTACAAATTTTCCGTTTAAGAAAGAGTATGTAATTCTGAATGTAGATGCGCTTGAGCAAAAGTATACAGACGGTGAAGTTGTGGATAAAGAGAGTCTTATTTTAAAAAGACTGATTAAAAACACACGAGAATCTGTAAAGCTTCTTGGCAATGGAGAGTTAACCAAAAAACTTACAGTAAATGTTGATAAGATTTCTGCTTCAGCGAAGGAGAAAATAGAAAAAGCCGGCGGTTCCATCGTTCAGGCACAAGAATAA
- the secY gene encoding preprotein translocase subunit SecY — protein sequence MKNNALIAMFRIRELRERILFTLGVLVVFRLGSVLTIPGIDPHALSAYFKSQVRGNAFVDYMDFFVGGAFSNFSVFMLGVMPYISTQILMQLAMVIFPSLKKIAEDDGGRRKIQLWTRVITVFVCLIQSSAVTVYAGQIPGAIVIQNRALYLFITMITVTSGSMITLWLGEQITARGIGNGISMIIFAGIVARLPHALSEVWRLQRLGELNLVFVIIVFCMFVGIVVLVIYEQQGQRKIPVHYAKRVVGRKMYGGQSTYIPFKINPSGVIPIIFASSFLTFPLQIATSIGPNVRWLNSLAQFLRPHGWWYNIFYVILIIFFAYFYTQVTLNPTEIAKQIRENGGSIPGIRTDKTEEYLQRILNRLVLPGSLYLAAIAVLPTVIQTLFGFPPSISMLMGGTSLLILVGVDLDTMSQIEAQLKMHHHEGLVKRGRLRSRNL from the coding sequence ATGAAAAATAATGCTTTAATAGCAATGTTTAGAATACGAGAACTACGAGAAAGAATTCTTTTTACCTTAGGGGTGCTTGTAGTTTTCCGTTTGGGTTCAGTACTCACCATCCCCGGTATTGATCCTCACGCTTTATCCGCTTATTTTAAGTCGCAAGTTCGCGGAAATGCCTTTGTTGATTATATGGATTTCTTTGTCGGCGGTGCATTTTCAAATTTTTCCGTGTTTATGCTTGGGGTTATGCCCTATATTTCAACACAGATTTTAATGCAGCTGGCGATGGTAATTTTCCCGAGTTTAAAGAAAATCGCGGAAGATGACGGAGGCCGGAGAAAGATTCAACTGTGGACGCGTGTTATAACCGTGTTTGTTTGTTTGATTCAATCTTCTGCGGTAACAGTATATGCAGGACAAATACCGGGGGCAATTGTTATTCAAAACAGAGCCTTGTATTTGTTTATTACAATGATTACCGTTACGTCAGGAAGTATGATTACGCTTTGGCTTGGAGAGCAAATTACCGCCCGCGGAATTGGCAACGGTATTTCCATGATAATCTTTGCCGGCATTGTAGCACGTCTTCCGCATGCACTTTCGGAAGTATGGCGGCTTCAACGGCTGGGTGAATTGAATCTTGTATTTGTGATTATCGTATTCTGTATGTTTGTTGGTATTGTTGTACTTGTTATATATGAGCAGCAAGGACAGCGAAAAATCCCTGTGCATTACGCAAAACGAGTTGTCGGACGCAAAATGTACGGCGGACAGAGTACTTATATTCCGTTTAAAATTAACCCTTCGGGAGTAATTCCTATTATTTTTGCATCTTCGTTTTTAACTTTTCCTTTGCAAATAGCAACAAGTATAGGACCGAATGTACGTTGGCTTAACAGTCTCGCGCAGTTTTTACGCCCGCATGGTTGGTGGTATAATATTTTCTATGTGATTTTAATTATTTTCTTTGCGTATTTTTATACGCAGGTAACCTTAAATCCTACAGAAATTGCAAAACAAATACGTGAAAATGGCGGATCAATCCCCGGCATCAGAACGGATAAAACCGAAGAGTATCTACAGAGAATTCTTAACCGATTGGTTCTTCCTGGATCTCTGTATTTAGCGGCGATTGCCGTATTGCCGACGGTTATTCAAACGCTTTTCGGGTTTCCGCCTTCAATTTCCATGTTAATGGGAGGAACCTCTTTGCTCATTTTGGTTGGAGTGGATCTTGATACAATGAGTCAAATCGAAGCACAGCTGAAGATGCATCATCATGAAGGTTTAGTGAAGAGGGGAAGACTCAGGTCAAGGAACCTATAG
- the rpmJ gene encoding 50S ribosomal protein L36, which yields MKVRTSVKPICDKCKIIKRNGIIRIICTNPKHKQRQG from the coding sequence ATGAAAGTAAGAACAAGTGTAAAACCTATTTGTGATAAGTGTAAAATCATTAAGCGAAATGGAATTATTCGCATTATCTGCACTAATCCAAAACATAAACAGCGCCAAGGATAA
- the rpsM gene encoding 30S ribosomal protein S13, with product MARIAGVDLPNKHVNIALTYIYGISHSSAKTICEKAKIDPGRMMNDLDQDELAVIRSILEKDYKVEGRLRTEVALNIKRLMDIGCYRGLRHRKGLPVRGQRTRTNARTRKGKKKTVAGKKK from the coding sequence ATGGCTCGTATAGCGGGAGTCGACCTCCCTAATAAACACGTTAATATTGCATTAACCTATATTTATGGTATTTCTCATTCGTCCGCTAAGACTATTTGTGAAAAAGCAAAAATAGATCCAGGCAGAATGATGAATGATCTCGATCAAGATGAACTGGCGGTTATCCGCAGTATTCTTGAAAAAGATTATAAAGTGGAAGGACGCTTAAGAACCGAAGTTGCTTTAAATATTAAGAGACTTATGGATATAGGTTGTTATCGGGGACTAAGACATAGAAAAGGGCTTCCTGTCCGCGGACAAAGAACAAGAACGAATGCTCGTACACGCAAGGGTAAGAAAAAGACTGTTGCGGGTAAGAAGAAGTAA
- the rpsK gene encoding 30S ribosomal protein S11, giving the protein MATVKKRKEKKSVYEGNVYIQATFNNTIITITDLKGNALSWASSGGLGFNGAKKSTPFAAQTVAETAIQKAQQYGLREVHVFVKGPGVGRESAIRTLGVMGLKVRSISDVTPIPHNGCRPRKTRRV; this is encoded by the coding sequence GTGGCTACCGTAAAAAAACGGAAAGAAAAGAAAAGTGTATATGAAGGAAATGTATATATTCAGGCAACCTTTAATAATACCATAATAACAATTACTGACCTGAAAGGAAATGCGCTTTCTTGGGCATCGTCGGGCGGGCTCGGTTTTAATGGGGCAAAAAAATCTACTCCGTTTGCCGCACAGACGGTGGCGGAGACCGCAATACAAAAGGCACAACAGTATGGATTGCGCGAAGTGCATGTTTTTGTAAAAGGTCCCGGTGTCGGTCGTGAATCGGCAATAAGAACATTAGGAGTAATGGGGTTAAAAGTGCGCTCAATAAGCGACGTAACTCCTATTCCTCATAACGGATGTCGCCCGCGTAAGACCCGTCGTGTCTAA
- a CDS encoding DNA-directed RNA polymerase subunit alpha has protein sequence MARKNLLKGFKKPKGVDFVAEVSDESHGKFIASPFETGFGTTIGNCLRRVLLSSIQGYAITSVRITTYDADGVGHSISSEFESIPHVREDTLEILNNLKQIRLLLPEEEEEGAFTFEFQGPCTITGADLEKEYQLQILSKDVHIMEMMEGAHVEFEVNVKFGRGYVPAETNEQYVEVVGTIPLDSIFSPVLKVRYEIQPCRVGQRNDYDKLVLEIWTDGTVRPEDALAEAAKIAKDHFSIFVNFDESVLIGEDDADEDDAKIRDLLNTKISEVDFSVRARNCLANIGVKTLGELTKISEQTLASTRNVGKKSLSEIQGKLQEYNLRLGMTDYSHLKDTNKLVRQKEETDEA, from the coding sequence ATGGCCCGTAAAAACCTTTTAAAAGGATTCAAAAAACCCAAAGGGGTAGATTTTGTAGCTGAAGTATCGGATGAAAGTCATGGGAAATTTATTGCCTCCCCCTTTGAAACAGGCTTTGGAACAACTATCGGTAATTGTCTTAGACGCGTTTTACTTTCCTCTATTCAAGGATATGCAATAACCTCAGTACGGATCACAACCTATGATGCTGATGGAGTAGGGCATAGCATTTCAAGCGAATTTGAATCCATCCCGCATGTTCGCGAAGATACGCTTGAGATTTTAAATAATCTCAAGCAGATTCGTTTATTGCTTCCGGAAGAAGAAGAGGAGGGTGCCTTTACTTTTGAATTTCAAGGTCCCTGCACAATAACGGGAGCTGATTTAGAAAAAGAATATCAGCTTCAGATTCTATCAAAAGATGTCCATATTATGGAAATGATGGAAGGGGCACATGTTGAGTTTGAAGTAAACGTAAAGTTCGGCAGAGGCTATGTCCCCGCGGAAACAAATGAACAGTATGTTGAAGTAGTGGGGACAATCCCTTTGGATTCCATTTTTAGCCCGGTTTTAAAAGTTCGCTATGAAATTCAACCTTGTCGAGTCGGACAACGTAATGACTATGACAAACTTGTGCTTGAAATTTGGACAGACGGTACTGTTCGTCCCGAAGATGCTTTAGCTGAAGCTGCGAAGATCGCAAAAGACCACTTTTCAATTTTTGTAAACTTTGACGAAAGCGTGCTTATTGGTGAAGATGATGCCGATGAAGATGATGCAAAAATAAGAGACTTGCTTAATACAAAAATTTCAGAGGTTGATTTTTCCGTGCGAGCAAGAAATTGTCTGGCAAATATAGGTGTTAAAACTCTTGGAGAATTGACAAAAATATCCGAACAAACGCTTGCCAGCACCAGAAACGTTGGTAAAAAAAGCTTGAGTGAAATTCAGGGTAAATTACAAGAGTATAATTTACGTTTGGGAATGACTGATTACAGTCATTTAAAAGATACGAATAAATTGGTAAGACAGAAGGAAGAAACAGATGAAGCATAA
- the rplQ gene encoding 50S ribosomal protein L17, translating into MKHKNGFNPLSRTSAHRRALHRNMVTSLFRYERITTTKQKAMEIRRTAEKLITRSKVDSVHNRRQAARLIWDAEILNKLFTDIAPRMKERNGGYTRVLKLGFREGDAADVAILELVDYTLDKSGKKHALSESDKKTADDKKSAKKAAEAKPKKSAKAESLEEK; encoded by the coding sequence ATGAAGCATAAAAACGGCTTTAATCCGCTTTCTCGTACAAGTGCCCATCGACGTGCCTTGCACCGAAATATGGTAACCTCACTTTTTAGATACGAGCGGATTACAACAACTAAACAAAAAGCAATGGAAATTCGTAGAACTGCGGAAAAATTGATTACCCGCTCAAAGGTTGATTCGGTACATAACCGAAGGCAGGCTGCGCGATTAATTTGGGATGCTGAGATACTGAACAAGCTCTTTACAGATATCGCTCCTCGCATGAAAGAACGAAACGGCGGTTATACCCGTGTTTTAAAGCTCGGTTTCCGCGAGGGAGATGCTGCCGATGTTGCAATTCTTGAGTTGGTAGATTATACCCTCGATAAGAGCGGCAAAAAACATGCGTTAAGCGAAAGCGATAAAAAAACAGCTGACGATAAAAAGTCCGCAAAAAAAGCCGCCGAAGCAAAACCAAAAAAATCGGCAAAAGCTGAAAGTTTGGAGGAAAAATAA
- a CDS encoding alpha/beta hydrolase produces MTSIRYKIILQLMRLLGMKNMCMLPREEFLKNIKSINQKRKFFMPRKKGYVIGDRLIMEHYHCLTIQRNAQPSKRALLFLYGGGMLISPDKNDVNSALKMSVLADCDVWFPYYPLCIDHGIDVLHEMILQCYREMTTVYQPEQISVLGFSSGGALAIGLALHNNALGKIIAMPRQIIAVSPGSVPATEEEKKRMNELNSVDMLVDVKFIEHVEYFMRHGKTMPEYMISGHRGDFAGLPPLHFYYGACEILSALAPSFEKVCQENNVSYTMHIAPGMCHCYAAIGYFPEGKAAFNEIAERLKFPE; encoded by the coding sequence GTGACAAGTATACGTTATAAGATTATATTACAGCTTATGCGACTTTTGGGAATGAAGAACATGTGTATGCTTCCCAGAGAAGAGTTTTTGAAAAATATAAAAAGCATCAATCAAAAACGTAAATTTTTTATGCCTCGTAAAAAAGGGTATGTTATTGGCGATCGATTAATTATGGAGCACTATCATTGTTTAACAATACAGCGCAATGCACAACCGTCCAAGCGAGCACTGCTCTTTCTTTATGGTGGAGGGATGTTGATTAGTCCGGATAAAAATGATGTCAACAGCGCACTAAAAATGAGTGTGCTTGCTGATTGCGATGTGTGGTTTCCGTATTATCCGCTTTGTATCGATCACGGAATTGATGTTTTACATGAAATGATTTTGCAGTGTTATCGAGAAATGACAACAGTTTATCAGCCTGAGCAAATATCTGTGCTGGGGTTTTCGTCGGGTGGTGCTCTGGCAATAGGGCTTGCTTTGCATAATAACGCCTTAGGCAAAATAATAGCAATGCCGCGTCAAATTATTGCTGTATCACCCGGTTCAGTGCCGGCGACCGAAGAAGAAAAAAAGCGTATGAATGAACTCAATTCTGTAGATATGCTTGTTGATGTAAAATTTATCGAACATGTTGAGTACTTTATGCGACACGGAAAAACAATGCCGGAATATATGATTAGCGGTCATCGAGGAGATTTCGCCGGTTTGCCGCCTCTGCATTTTTATTACGGAGCTTGTGAAATATTATCAGCTCTTGCGCCGTCTTTTGAGAAAGTCTGTCAGGAAAACAATGTTTCTTATACCATGCATATTGCTCCGGGGATGTGCCATTGCTATGCCGCAATTGGTTATTTTCCCGAAGGCAAAGCAGCATTCAATGAGATTGCCGAACGCCTCAAATTTCCGGAATAA
- a CDS encoding energy transducer TonB, translating into MTTRSTNGVSVAVFIAALILHVIIISSVFLHFSTEIPQSTHTQFIMQGLPQISERPSAPRAAKPEPVKKPIKKKTVVQPKTPALVPAPPIEQLADTVDNAPVESTEAAPFDVDGDTFDTELADGSGTGTGTGAIDFKALILQRIEQKKIYPKAARKRGQEGAVTVSITVLKSGEVVQADIVSPCRYAFLNEAALASVRAASPFPLGDSAPEKINLTLTLIYQLVN; encoded by the coding sequence ATGACTACCCGCAGCACTAACGGAGTGTCTGTTGCAGTATTTATTGCTGCACTTATACTGCATGTGATTATTATTTCCTCTGTGTTTTTACACTTTAGTACTGAAATTCCACAGTCTACACACACACAGTTTATTATGCAAGGTCTTCCGCAGATATCTGAACGACCTTCTGCACCGCGTGCGGCAAAACCGGAGCCGGTTAAAAAGCCTATAAAGAAAAAAACGGTTGTACAACCGAAAACGCCGGCATTGGTACCTGCTCCGCCTATTGAACAGCTTGCCGACACCGTTGATAATGCACCGGTAGAATCGACCGAAGCAGCTCCATTCGATGTAGACGGTGATACCTTCGATACAGAGCTTGCAGATGGCTCCGGAACGGGAACAGGAACGGGAGCAATTGATTTTAAAGCACTTATTTTGCAGCGGATAGAACAAAAGAAAATATATCCAAAAGCAGCACGTAAACGTGGACAAGAAGGAGCTGTAACCGTTTCGATTACCGTTCTTAAATCCGGCGAAGTAGTACAAGCAGATATTGTCTCCCCTTGCCGGTATGCCTTTTTAAATGAAGCGGCTCTTGCAAGTGTCCGTGCTGCATCACCGTTTCCCTTAGGCGATAGTGCACCGGAAAAAATTAATCTTACACTCACGCTGATATATCAATTAGTGAATTAA
- a CDS encoding ExbD/TolR family protein, translating to MKRFKPERRNPEITITSLIDVVFILLIFFMIGSTFEKPVMKVALPEAESGIPVREKSIEIIVDKAGAVYIGTQRYNLSELEMFLKRRIAGNPQASVFLSCDKDLPFKSFVEVMDVLNKSGVKNAAVKHDYPQH from the coding sequence ATGAAACGGTTTAAACCGGAGCGGCGGAATCCTGAAATTACTATAACGTCGCTGATTGATGTAGTATTCATTTTGCTGATTTTTTTTATGATTGGTTCTACTTTTGAAAAGCCTGTTATGAAAGTTGCATTGCCGGAAGCAGAATCGGGAATACCCGTCCGGGAAAAAAGTATTGAAATTATTGTTGATAAAGCCGGAGCTGTATACATTGGCACACAGCGGTATAATTTATCTGAATTAGAGATGTTTTTAAAACGCCGTATAGCAGGAAATCCGCAAGCATCAGTCTTTTTATCCTGCGATAAAGATTTGCCATTTAAAAGTTTTGTTGAAGTGATGGATGTTTTAAATAAAAGCGGTGTCAAAAATGCGGCGGTGAAGCATGACTACCCGCAGCACTAA
- a CDS encoding MotA/TolQ/ExbB proton channel family protein: MNGLYYFINLMQKGKTVNYIIIGLYLIALAAAAERVVYYVSTRYKRKQFRAVLALCETAAVNKTDLQEDFFDQKGLSGSCISAVAHIFFQCRTADAQYTAEAFERTVQYILTLQEKGFILLSRIAAVAPLLGLLGTVTGLMAAFQKIAVLGGSVDIAILSSGIWEAMITTATGLVTAIFAFAFYEFFDWLNTQRVRDMEQLVSVLMSYQQQLLQAGSTDETV, from the coding sequence GTGAACGGTTTATACTATTTTATTAACTTAATGCAAAAGGGTAAAACAGTCAATTATATTATTATAGGATTATATCTTATTGCACTTGCAGCCGCTGCTGAACGGGTTGTGTATTACGTTAGTACGCGGTATAAAAGAAAACAATTCCGCGCTGTATTAGCACTGTGCGAAACTGCTGCGGTAAATAAAACTGATTTGCAGGAAGATTTCTTTGACCAAAAAGGATTGAGCGGCTCATGTATTTCCGCTGTTGCTCATATTTTTTTTCAATGTCGTACGGCTGATGCACAGTATACGGCAGAAGCATTTGAGCGGACAGTGCAGTACATTCTTACACTACAGGAAAAAGGATTTATCTTACTTTCAAGAATTGCTGCCGTTGCACCGCTCCTTGGATTGTTAGGCACGGTTACCGGTTTAATGGCGGCATTTCAAAAAATTGCAGTACTTGGAGGCAGTGTTGATATTGCTATTCTTTCAAGCGGTATTTGGGAGGCAATGATTACCACCGCAACCGGATTAGTAACAGCTATTTTTGCATTTGCCTTCTATGAATTTTTTGATTGGCTGAATACACAGCGCGTGCGCGATATGGAGCAACTTGTTTCCGTTTTAATGAGTTATCAACAGCAATTACTGCAAGCGGGGTCTACCGATGAAACGGTTTAA
- a CDS encoding formylglycine-generating enzyme family protein → MRGGGGGNPFEQFKELISEYPMVSVKGGSITGTDTTTKSEPDHNQTFLEGRKVKLDDFSIGKYEVTYELWYKVITEAEKRGYVFKNKGRAGTIAALDKNDKGKYVAQNRVGEEPNEETKKHPVTQIAWCDAIVWCNAYSEITGKKPVYCLDGQPVKDSTKIDDCLKAEVKRTNGGYRLPTSTEWEWAARGGNPQDAAWGDGNDFPGTKDPAKLSEYACFGDKENGSTKPVGSLKPNVLGLYDMAGNVAECCVDVYASLIRVDPDVVEDNPDHPKSAVPDEQDSSKFDEFERTGGSKCTRGGAWKKNEADCRNGRRGMTLAKYANDAIGFRLVLSH, encoded by the coding sequence ATGCGGGGGGGGGGGGGGGGCAATCCCTTTGAGCAGTTCAAAGAGCTGATCAGCGAATATCCGATGGTTTCCGTAAAAGGCGGAAGCATAACCGGAACAGACACAACAACAAAGAGCGAGCCGGATCATAACCAAACTTTTTTGGAAGGACGGAAGGTTAAACTTGACGATTTTTCAATTGGAAAATATGAGGTTACCTATGAACTGTGGTATAAAGTGATAACAGAAGCGGAAAAACGCGGGTATGTATTTAAAAATAAGGGGCGGGCAGGTACCATTGCCGCCTTAGATAAAAATGATAAGGGAAAATATGTCGCTCAAAACCGTGTAGGCGAGGAACCGAACGAAGAAACAAAAAAACATCCTGTTACACAAATTGCATGGTGCGATGCCATTGTATGGTGTAATGCCTATTCCGAAATAACCGGAAAAAAACCGGTGTATTGCCTCGATGGTCAGCCTGTAAAGGATTCAACAAAAATAGATGACTGCTTAAAAGCCGAAGTAAAGCGGACTAATGGCGGCTACCGTTTGCCAACCAGTACCGAGTGGGAATGGGCAGCACGTGGCGGCAATCCTCAAGATGCTGCGTGGGGTGACGGTAATGATTTTCCGGGTACAAAGGACCCTGCAAAATTATCCGAATATGCCTGCTTTGGGGATAAAGAAAACGGGAGCACGAAACCGGTCGGCTCGCTCAAGCCGAATGTCTTAGGTCTGTACGACATGGCGGGAAATGTTGCGGAATGCTGCGTTGACGTATATGCATCATTAATTCGTGTTGATCCGGATGTAGTAGAAGATAATCCCGATCATCCTAAGTCGGCTGTACCTGATGAGCAAGATTCCTCGAAATTTGATGAATTTGAACGGACCGGCGGTAGTAAATGTACACGGGGCGGCGCATGGAAAAAAAATGAAGCAGACTGTAGAAATGGGAGAAGAGGGATGACGTTGGCGAAATATGCAAATGATGCAATCGGATTTAGGCTGGTACTAAGTCATTAA
- a CDS encoding ISNCY family transposase: MKLFMSIDQITRGHVIANCLEGRCTVQQAALRLNLSRRRVQQLKKAFKEKGLAAMLHGNSQRPSAKKTSKEIEQRLLALRSDPALSKSNFLHFHEIVTEEYQLQLSYSTLRRILLSNGICSPKKRRTRKKVHKTRNRRACFGELLQVDATPFPWFGGKEKSALHAFIDDARGMITGLYLCKNECLLGYLEVLRQTLENYGLPAALYPDKCSVFFVNAKKQLSIEEQLQGTEEQVTQFGKIIKYLGIDMFPAHSSQAKGRVERLWQTLQSRLPVEFARRGITTIEQANQFLKEYIGIFNKQFGVPACDSYSMFVPTPKTLDLDKLLSSVITRKLSSGSTISIKNHLFKIEQNKFGAGTMVNVLISQKHGIRALIHDEFYPIVPLDDIYRTDTVGRTGDLPQVVIDLIYEFLLKDAKAG, translated from the coding sequence ATGAAATTATTTATGAGCATTGATCAAATTACACGAGGACATGTTATCGCCAACTGCTTAGAGGGGAGATGTACGGTACAACAAGCTGCGCTTCGATTAAACCTTTCACGAAGACGCGTACAGCAATTAAAAAAGGCGTTCAAAGAAAAGGGTTTAGCAGCAATGCTGCATGGCAACAGTCAGCGTCCCTCTGCAAAGAAGACCTCGAAAGAAATTGAGCAGCGATTACTTGCGCTGCGAAGCGATCCCGCATTGTCAAAAAGCAATTTTTTGCATTTTCATGAAATAGTAACTGAAGAATATCAATTGCAGCTGTCATATTCGACTCTGCGCCGTATTCTGTTATCAAATGGAATTTGTTCACCAAAGAAAAGACGAACACGAAAGAAGGTGCATAAAACGCGCAATAGAAGAGCTTGCTTCGGAGAGCTGTTGCAAGTGGACGCAACCCCGTTTCCTTGGTTCGGCGGGAAAGAAAAATCCGCATTACATGCTTTTATTGATGATGCGCGCGGAATGATTACCGGTCTTTATTTATGCAAAAACGAGTGCCTGCTCGGATATTTAGAAGTTCTGCGGCAGACACTCGAAAATTACGGACTCCCTGCCGCTCTTTATCCGGATAAGTGTAGCGTTTTTTTTGTTAATGCAAAAAAACAGTTATCCATTGAGGAGCAATTACAAGGAACCGAGGAACAAGTAACACAATTCGGCAAAATTATCAAGTACTTAGGAATCGATATGTTCCCGGCTCATTCATCACAAGCAAAAGGACGTGTTGAGCGATTATGGCAAACATTACAAAGCCGACTCCCTGTTGAATTTGCACGACGCGGAATTACAACCATAGAGCAAGCAAATCAATTCTTAAAAGAGTATATCGGTATTTTCAACAAACAGTTTGGTGTTCCTGCCTGCGATTCATATTCAATGTTTGTACCGACACCAAAAACACTCGATCTTGATAAACTGTTGTCATCCGTTATTACGCGCAAACTTTCAAGCGGATCTACCATCTCAATCAAAAACCATTTGTTTAAAATTGAGCAGAATAAATTCGGCGCAGGCACAATGGTAAATGTATTGATTTCCCAAAAGCATGGTATACGCGCTTTAATACATGATGAATTCTATCCGATTGTACCGCTCGATGATATATACCGAACCGATACGGTTGGACGAACCGGAGACCTGCCTCAAGTAGTTATTGACTTGATTTATGAATTCTTACTTAAAGATGCAAAAGCAGGATAA
- a CDS encoding autoinducer 2 ABC transporter substrate-binding protein yields the protein MKSKMKFLLAVSVALGIIFSACTKSEEPAGSEGGEGKKNWKIAVVPKDSTNAWFVRMEQGVKKYASDTGLNVFQKGPAKTDGAMQVQVVQDLIGQGVDALCVVPVDPAALEPVLGEAMSKGIVVITHEGSTVQNTMYDIESFNNAGYGAFIMDNLAKAMGEKGVYTTMVAHVTNASHNEWADGAVAQQKAKYPQMTLLESDVRVETEDNTERAYERAKELFKKYPDLKGIVGTSSKDAPGTARAIEELGLKDKVFTCGTGMPNESRQYLKDGSLVAITLWDPADAGYAMATLARKVLEKESIENGVNLGVKGYENMTFAEGSKKILLGAGWIVITKDNVDDYDF from the coding sequence ATGAAATCGAAAATGAAATTTCTGTTGGCTGTGTCTGTGGCGCTCGGAATTATTTTTAGTGCTTGTACAAAGAGCGAAGAACCTGCCGGCTCGGAGGGCGGCGAAGGCAAAAAGAATTGGAAAATTGCCGTTGTGCCGAAGGACAGTACAAATGCCTGGTTTGTCCGTATGGAGCAGGGTGTAAAGAAATACGCTTCCGATACCGGATTAAATGTTTTCCAAAAGGGGCCGGCAAAAACGGACGGTGCTATGCAGGTACAGGTTGTACAAGATTTAATCGGGCAAGGAGTTGACGCTCTTTGCGTTGTTCCAGTAGACCCCGCAGCTCTTGAACCGGTTTTGGGCGAGGCAATGAGTAAGGGGATTGTTGTTATTACGCATGAAGGTTCTACCGTGCAAAATACGATGTACGATATCGAATCTTTTAACAATGCCGGTTACGGCGCCTTTATTATGGATAATCTTGCAAAAGCGATGGGCGAAAAAGGCGTGTATACGACTATGGTGGCACATGTTACAAACGCTTCCCATAATGAGTGGGCAGACGGAGCTGTTGCGCAGCAAAAGGCGAAATATCCTCAAATGACTTTGTTAGAAAGTGATGTCCGTGTCGAAACTGAAGATAATACCGAACGTGCTTATGAGCGGGCAAAGGAATTGTTTAAAAAATATCCCGATTTAAAAGGTATTGTCGGAACCTCATCAAAAGATGCACCCGGAACAGCTCGTGCGATTGAAGAACTCGGATTAAAAGATAAGGTTTTTACCTGCGGCACCGGCATGCCGAATGAAAGCCGCCAGTATTTAAAAGACGGCTCTCTTGTTGCTATTACCCTTTGGGATCCGGCAGATGCAGGCTATGCAATGGCAACGCTTGCTCGAAAAGTGCTGGAAAAAGAATCGATAGAAAACGGAGTAAATTTAGGCGTAAAAGGATATGAAAATATGACTTTCGCCGAAGGGAGTAAAAAAATCCTCTTAGGTGCAGGCTGGATTGTTATTACAAAAGATAATGTTGACGACTATGATTTTTAG